One part of the Solanum dulcamara chromosome 8, daSolDulc1.2, whole genome shotgun sequence genome encodes these proteins:
- the LOC129901069 gene encoding zinc finger protein ZAT3-like encodes MENHPSTSNSHPHHHHQHCQSLPFSNNFLLDRHEEQEEKPTLPIFDSSIVPSVDNLHNNPKRKRSRFLKIGDGSNSLNITSLKKPKITKKPPDPSAPKITRPCTECGKKFWSWKALFGHMRCHPERQWRGINPPPNFRPRHDNNNNNNIIDSPNSVEFSPRKNPKLVSDAIMTDEDHEIAACLLQLANGLSKPDSDIVDNAELPDHENVRIVASEDQPCSSSGGGGGVKDFRFECSGCKKVFGSHQALGGHRASHKNVKGCFASGSGTSGLTQAVVSTNLDLNFPPPVTLISGEDQYDSSSSYSSIYSGSTLDLRLKL; translated from the coding sequence ATGGAAAATCATCCTAGCACTAGTAATTCCcatcctcatcatcatcatcaacattgtCAATCTCTTCCTTTTTCAAACAACTTTCTTCTTGACCGCcacgaagaacaagaagaaaaaccTACATTACCCATCTTTGACTCTAGTATTGTCCCATCAGTCGATAATTTGCACAATAatccaaaaaggaaaagaagcaGATTCCTTAAAATTGGTGATGGTAGTAACTCTTTGAATATTACAAGCCTTAAGAAGCCTAAAATTACCAAAAAGCCACCAGACCCAAGTGCACCCAAAATTACTAGGCCATGTACTGAATGCGGCAAGAAGTTTTGGTCATGGAAAGCACTTTTTGGTCACATGCGTTGCCATCCTGAACGTCAATGGCGTGGAATTAACCCTCCTCCTAATTTCAGGCCGCGgcacgataataataataacaacaacattatTGATTCTCCTAATTCTGTTGAATTTAGCCCTAGAAAAAACCCCAAGTTGGTTTCTGATGCGATTATGACTGACGAGGATCACGAAATCGCAGCGTGCTTGTTGCAATTGGCTAATGGATTATCAAAACCTGATTCTGACATTGTAGATAATGCGGAATTACCTGATCATGAAAATGTTCGTATTGTTGCATCAGAAGATCAGCCTTGTTCTTCTtcaggaggaggaggaggagtgAAGGATTTTCGATTCGAGTGTTCGGGTTGTAAGAAGGTTTTTGGATCACACCAGGCTTTAGGTGGACACAGGGCTAGTCATAAAAATGTGAAGGGTTGTTTTGCATCAGGTTCAGGTACTTCAGGATTAACACAAGCTGTTGTTTCTACTAATTTGGATCTAAATTTTCCTCCTCCAGTGACATTAATCTCAGGTGAAGATCAATACGATTCTTCGTCATCCTACTCTTCTATTTATTCGGGCTCAACGTTGGATTTGAGGTTGAagctataa